The Thunnus thynnus chromosome 13, fThuThy2.1, whole genome shotgun sequence genome segment gttttgtagaCAAAGAATACTTTATTTAGTATCTTGCATGTCTGTTTAAGACCTTATCATATGAGTGCACTGTCACTGATGTAAAGCCTACATTGCAATTCATCTGACCTCACATAACCGCTTCAGCTGTAGACTGAAACAGACAGGCTTTACCAGGGGCACAGCAGGAAGACTAACACTGTGcactgtccctctctctctctatcactctctctcactctctctctctagcatTATCTCACTGTGCTTTTCACTGAGGTCTTTTATGCCTGCCAAACACTCACTGTATCTCGCTTGCAATATAGTAAATCCCATCACCTGGGTGTAAAAATAACCGCCAGGCACCAGGATGCCTGGCAGAGAGCCAAACAGGCAACAGGTTAGTCAACCAGACAAGGACAAGAAAATGGCTTCCGTCTAGTCAAGATCAAGCGTCTCGACTCAGTTACAGCTAGAACTTTTAACCTGTGACTTATGTTCAAGTAGCACAGGACAGAAACACTAACCTAATATGAGAATATTATTACGAATTTAGGGTTAAATTGAAAAAATTGGATTCAGGATGTCTAGGTGCTTATTCAGCAACATTTAAACGCTGCTTGTTTACATCATGCACACCTCTACCATTttactcacatttttttttcctcttagaaGCTTTACAATCAAGCATCGGGGTAGTGTATACTCATTACCCTTGCCACCTCAAATTTGAATTTGCATGAACTGTATAAAATCAACAGCACTGTGGTTAGGGTATTGCAAGATTGTTCATAATGTAACTGTAATACTATACAAAGATTAGGAGAAGTCATATTGATTCAAGGGTCAATTAGAGATGCATTGTGTGCAGGACAATGGAGGGATTCATGCTAGCATCCTActcatgtctgtctgctgcttcaTGAAGTCTTACACATTCGTATGGAGCTGGAACTCGTCAGTCTTGTATCCAACTGCGAAGTTGCTCTGGGTGATCCTGTTCCTGCCAGCCTCGAAGGTCATCTGGTAGCCGGCCAGCCAGCCCTCGTAGCCCACTACTCCTGCGCCGTGAATAGCTGTACCATTGATGTCATAGTGAACGTCACAGCCAAGGTTGATGTGGTCACATTTGTAGCCTGTCTTAATTTTGCCACTCTTTTTGCTGGCAGGAtggtgaggagagaggacaggTTGTTAATGTCAGAAGCCACAGTTTCCCAGAGCTAGAAATATCACACTGCAGTGactctttaatttaaaaaaaagatgtgctGTTTATAACAATCCAGGGCTCCAGACTGCACTTAGTTACACTTCTAGCTATTTTTAGAGACAATGTGCTAAAAATATCTAATACTAGTTCTGTCTAAAATATgcacattatttatttacccACATTTAAGAGCATAGTTTCTTTATGAAGACTACTGGATGCACCACGACCAGCAGGCACTGTCACTGACACTGTTGCGGTGATGTTAATATGATAAGTCAGCTACCATAGCTAGCTAATATTAGCTGCTTAAAAGTTGTGCAACTATGGTAGCTCACTGGTGCATTGATTTAAACAGAgacaaacatgttattttacTGAATATTACCGATATTGTTTCTGTGCACCCGTTTTACCTTGCAGCTATAGATTACTACATTTGCAACTGAGATGgaagattattttttaacaaactaGCTTCCATGTTTACTTGGTAAAATCTTTATCCCTTTATCCACTGTGCTAGCTAAATAGTGAACAGCATCTGTTTTTTCTACATCAGCCTCTGCCCATGTTTTTCCCTCATATGTAACCAGAGGACATGTACACATTCACACTAGCAGAGAGATCAGAATGACCAAAGACAGGTAAAATGAGGCTACTGGACAGTTTCCACCACAACCTGAAGTTCTATTTTGCAATCAGCTATTTGTACCTATTCACTGTAGCTCAAACAGCGTGATATGATTGATAAGAAATACTTGATATCTCATAGATTTTATCTCCATGTTCAGGGTTCTAATTCAGCTGTCCTTACCCAGTGTTTGGTGAGAAGGATGAATCAAACGTCAGCTTCAGCCCCTTAGTCAACTGTGGAGAAGGTAAGACagttaaagcaaacaaaaataacGTTTTGGTTTAATTAAACTGATCAACCTTAGCATTGCTGGTTCATTTGATAAAACTATAGTCTAATttacaacatactgtaaatggcAGTACACTGACTAAGTGAGTGACTACAGAAAAAGGAATACATGTTATTGTTCAGAAACTTTTTGCCTGCGCTGTGATGTTGCTAAACAAAGGCAAAATCTTAAAGTTTAAAATTTAGCCTAAAAATTCTGTGCACCTCTCAGACTTTAATTGCAGACTCATTATAATTCACAAATTATTTAGCCAGCAGAAACCTaggtcacattttttaaatatagattgaattatttttttaaaaacacattttcattgtctTGGTCCCCACAGCCCATCACCGACCTGGTCCTCAAGGGTGATCTCAGTCCCAAGGGTGTTGTCGGTGTTCCACTTCTCTGTGAAGGTCAGTCCGTGCTCCACCCACTTATACTTGGTCTCCAGGGATCCAGCAACCTTGCTGGTCTCAGTGTTGGCAGATCCTGTGCTGGTGAACTCCTGGGGATAACACCATCAGTGTAGTTAGAGCAATAAAGACGGGTTAACTAGCCAGGTACATTATCATGTTAAAACCATCTTATTGTTAATTTCTTGCACCAGAATTGACAGTGATGTAGTTCTACAAACCTCCCACCAACATTATGCCTGCGTGCAACATCTACtattatttataaataaaatgaggaGTTAAACACCAAGATCTAGTTAGGTCTTAGACCAAAGAATGATTGTCTGTCAACTGAATTTCTCAAGTCTGTTCAAAggttttttatcttttcaccTCAACCATTAAACAGAAACTTGATTCAAAATCATGAGAGTTTATTCACAAAGTCAGGACATTAATTCAACATTCAATTCAAATTGTTAAGTGTTGCCTTATAGCTTCAGTCCTTGGCTGCTTATTTTTACCTCCTTCAGTCCTGTTTGACATCAAGTTATTTCTCAGTatgcaaacagaaaatgagaaaatttcCAATCCTGAAAAAAGTGGGACGGAAAATAGTATTTGATGTAACACACATGCCATTGGACATTAAATACTATCATTACCATAAAAGTAAATTAAGACATACATTGCATTTAATTGTTTACACACAGCATCTTCTCAAACTCTGCGGAGGTCAAAGTGTCTTGGCACCGTTAAGAAGATCAGATAACCAGCCACTTAATTATCAGCCAAGAGCTGACAAAGCTATGATAGGATGGCTGCAGTCTGGAGTGGCAGCTCTGGTAATCTGATAATGACTGACGACGACTTACCAGTCCATTCTCAGACTTTGTTTTCAAGTCCAGCTTGATGAGCCCGAAGCCTGAGAGAGACAATATTAAAGAACAAGATCAAAATTATGTCTGGATGGAAATACCACTATAACATCTGACAGTAACCACtctgaaacatttaattattaaaagGTAAA includes the following:
- the vdac1 gene encoding voltage-dependent anion-selective channel protein 1, which translates into the protein MAVPPTYVDLGKSARDVFTKGYGFGLIKLDLKTKSENGLEFTSTGSANTETSKVAGSLETKYKWVEHGLTFTEKWNTDNTLGTEITLEDQLTKGLKLTFDSSFSPNTGKKSGKIKTGYKCDHINLGCDVHYDINGTAIHGAGVVGYEGWLAGYQMTFEAGRNRITQSNFAVGYKTDEFQLHTNVNDGTEFGGSIYQKVNDQLETAVNLAWTAGNSNTRFGIAAKYQIDSDASFSAKVNNSSLVGLGYTQTLKPGIKLTLSALLDGKNINAGGHKLGLGLEFQA